The Agromyces mangrovi genome contains a region encoding:
- a CDS encoding UrvD/REP family ATP-dependent DNA helicase gives MEHADLTRTPTAPGSPSRTGDAAADVDGLLLDPAQRRVVDLAEGRSAAVLGAPGTGKTTLAVEVVADRVLGRAYAPEHVLVLASSRRAATALRDRIALRLGVPTNGPLARTANSVAFQVVRGALADADPTLLTGGEHDRIIAELIDGSIDDGTGPTWPESLGPEVRRLRGFRTELRDLLMRATEHGIGPGDLRRLGQSAGVPAWEAAADFAEEYAEVKDQFRDARFDAAELLAFGAAVVGESVREPEALAALGSLAEARCIVVDDAQDATEGTIALLRAFVRRGASVVALGDPDVAANAFRGGRADLLGGLGPALGVADVEQVVLEHARRGRPEIHEVVRAATSRIGTALGGPQRAARLVAEPDGAAGADGIAPIVRIDAPSHAAECADIAALLRERHLLDGVPWSRMVVVLRSGGEIAAVERALSVADVPTRTSAARSALRDEAAAALLLRAASYVVGREPLTAELAGDLLAGPLGRLDGVGLRRLRLALRRDELAAGGDRTGDELLVEALGVVGGFESIDDRVARRAGRLGRVLAEGRRVADAGGTIEEVLWAVWDGSGLAAEWAAQANGHGLLAEEANRALDAAVALFASAERFVERLPGAPARRFLDDVLGSDVPEDSLAPRRAEETVLVCTPQAVVGQEYDVVVVAGLQDGVWPNLKPRGSLLRADRLAAVAAADRAGEPVRHVVDRTVADERAEVRGDELRLFALAASRADRQLVLACTSNDDEQPSVLMAFADVPAAPRRRRPLHLRRLVASLRRELAATGSAEAAQALARLADAGVPGADPSEWYGLGDPSTDAPLVDLDGDPEARVHVSPSQIERAEESPIAWFVDTVAQTPSGLAASIGTIVHAVVEEASALPPEQLDVEAVWSAIEARWGELRFDAPWLDARERRSARVMAEGAAEYLAGFADDGKVLLQAEGRFTLELGRTLVRGTVDRVERSADGTVVIVDLKTGRTLPSVAGMPGHPQLGAYQAAARDGAVPVGDGEPGGAKLVFVAKPASGRAYTERVQQPFDDEASAAFAARVGAVGRIMAGSTFDGPLELGYKSPLGRWEYRVQLVKAVSA, from the coding sequence GTGGAGCACGCAGACCTCACCCGCACCCCGACCGCACCGGGGTCGCCGTCGCGCACGGGCGACGCCGCGGCCGACGTCGACGGGCTCCTCCTCGACCCCGCGCAGCGACGCGTCGTCGACCTGGCGGAGGGGCGCTCGGCAGCCGTGCTCGGCGCGCCCGGCACGGGCAAGACCACGCTCGCCGTCGAGGTGGTCGCCGACCGCGTGCTCGGCCGGGCGTACGCGCCCGAGCACGTGCTGGTGCTCGCGTCGAGCCGTCGCGCGGCGACCGCGCTGCGCGACCGCATCGCCCTGCGCCTCGGCGTGCCGACGAACGGGCCGCTCGCGCGCACGGCCAACTCGGTCGCGTTCCAGGTCGTGCGCGGCGCGCTCGCCGACGCCGACCCGACGCTGCTGACCGGCGGCGAGCACGACCGCATCATCGCCGAGCTCATCGACGGCTCGATCGACGACGGCACCGGCCCGACGTGGCCCGAATCGCTCGGCCCCGAGGTGCGGCGCCTGCGCGGATTCCGCACCGAGCTGCGCGACCTGCTGATGCGCGCCACCGAGCACGGCATCGGCCCGGGCGACCTGCGGCGGCTCGGCCAGAGCGCCGGCGTGCCCGCGTGGGAGGCGGCGGCCGACTTCGCCGAGGAGTACGCCGAGGTGAAGGACCAGTTCCGCGACGCGCGCTTCGACGCGGCCGAGCTGCTCGCGTTCGGCGCCGCGGTCGTGGGCGAGAGCGTGCGCGAGCCCGAGGCGCTCGCGGCACTCGGATCGCTGGCCGAGGCACGCTGCATCGTCGTCGACGACGCGCAGGATGCCACGGAGGGCACGATCGCGCTGCTGCGCGCGTTCGTGCGTCGCGGCGCATCCGTCGTCGCCCTCGGCGACCCCGACGTGGCCGCGAACGCGTTCCGCGGCGGGCGCGCCGACCTGCTCGGCGGGCTCGGTCCGGCGCTCGGCGTGGCCGACGTCGAGCAGGTCGTGCTCGAGCACGCGCGGCGCGGCCGGCCGGAGATCCACGAGGTCGTGCGCGCCGCGACGAGCCGCATCGGCACCGCGCTCGGCGGGCCGCAGCGCGCCGCGCGCCTGGTCGCCGAGCCCGACGGGGCCGCCGGGGCCGACGGCATCGCGCCGATCGTGCGCATCGACGCGCCGTCGCACGCAGCCGAGTGCGCCGACATCGCCGCGCTGCTGCGCGAGCGGCACCTGCTCGACGGCGTGCCCTGGTCGCGCATGGTCGTGGTGTTGCGCTCGGGCGGCGAGATCGCCGCGGTCGAGCGGGCACTCTCGGTCGCCGACGTGCCGACCCGCACCTCGGCGGCCCGCTCGGCCCTGCGCGACGAGGCCGCGGCTGCACTGCTGCTGCGCGCGGCGTCGTACGTGGTGGGGCGCGAGCCGCTCACGGCCGAGCTCGCGGGCGACCTGCTCGCCGGCCCGCTCGGGCGGCTCGACGGGGTGGGCCTGCGCCGGCTGCGGCTCGCGTTGCGCCGGGATGAACTCGCCGCGGGCGGCGACCGCACCGGCGACGAACTGCTCGTCGAGGCGCTCGGCGTCGTCGGCGGCTTCGAGTCGATCGACGACCGCGTCGCGCGCCGCGCCGGCCGGCTCGGACGCGTGCTCGCCGAGGGGCGTCGCGTCGCCGACGCGGGCGGCACCATCGAGGAGGTGCTCTGGGCCGTCTGGGACGGCAGCGGGCTCGCCGCCGAATGGGCGGCGCAGGCGAACGGGCACGGCCTCCTCGCCGAGGAGGCCAACCGCGCACTCGACGCCGCCGTCGCGCTGTTCGCGTCGGCCGAGCGGTTCGTCGAGCGACTGCCCGGCGCGCCCGCACGGCGCTTCCTCGACGACGTGCTCGGCAGCGACGTGCCCGAGGACTCGCTCGCCCCGCGCCGCGCCGAGGAGACCGTACTCGTGTGCACCCCGCAGGCCGTGGTCGGCCAGGAGTACGACGTGGTGGTCGTCGCCGGCCTGCAGGACGGCGTGTGGCCGAACCTCAAGCCCCGCGGCTCGCTGCTGCGCGCCGACCGGCTCGCCGCCGTCGCCGCCGCCGACCGCGCGGGGGAGCCGGTCCGGCACGTCGTCGATCGCACGGTCGCCGACGAGCGCGCCGAGGTGCGCGGCGACGAGCTCCGGCTGTTCGCGCTCGCCGCGTCGCGGGCCGACCGGCAGCTCGTGCTCGCGTGCACGAGCAACGACGACGAGCAGCCGTCGGTGCTCATGGCGTTCGCCGACGTGCCGGCCGCCCCGCGCCGCCGCCGCCCGCTGCACCTGCGCCGCCTCGTCGCCTCGCTGCGGCGCGAGCTCGCCGCGACCGGCTCGGCCGAGGCCGCCCAGGCGCTCGCCCGCCTCGCCGACGCGGGCGTGCCCGGCGCCGACCCGTCCGAGTGGTACGGCCTCGGAGACCCCAGCACCGATGCGCCCCTGGTCGATCTCGACGGCGACCCCGAGGCGCGCGTGCACGTCTCGCCCTCGCAGATCGAGCGCGCCGAGGAGTCGCCTATAGCGTGGTTCGTCGACACCGTCGCGCAGACGCCGAGCGGGCTCGCCGCGTCGATCGGCACCATCGTGCACGCGGTCGTGGAGGAGGCATCCGCCCTGCCCCCGGAGCAGCTCGACGTCGAGGCCGTGTGGTCGGCGATCGAGGCGCGCTGGGGCGAGCTGCGGTTCGATGCGCCCTGGCTCGATGCGCGCGAGCGGCGTTCGGCACGGGTCATGGCCGAGGGCGCCGCCGAGTACCTCGCCGGGTTCGCCGACGACGGCAAGGTGCTGCTCCAGGCGGAGGGGCGCTTCACGCTCGAGCTCGGCCGCACGCTCGTGCGCGGCACGGTCGACCGCGTCGAGCGCTCGGCCGACGGCACGGTCGTGATCGTCGACCTCAAGACCGGTCGCACGCTGCCGTCGGTGGCCGGCATGCCGGGGCATCCGCAGCTCGGCGCCTACCAGGCCGCCGCGCGCGACGGGGCCGTGCCCGTCGGCGACGGCGAGCCGGGCGGCGCGAAGCTCGTGTTCGTGGCGAAGCCCGCATCGGGCCGCGCGTACACCGAGCGCGTGCAGCAGCCGTTCGACGACGAGGCCTCGGCCGCGTTCGCCGCGCGCGTCGGGGCCGTGGGACGCATCATGGCGGGTTCGACCTTCGACGGCCCGCTCGAGCTGGGGTACAAGTCGCCCCTCGGCCGGTGGGAGTATCGCGTGCAGCTCGTGAAGGCGGTCAGCGCATGA
- a CDS encoding DUF3107 domain-containing protein, translated as MDIRIGIQNSPREIGFESDQSAKDVEKAVADALANAAGHLRLVDAKGSVYLVPTASLAYVEIGSDQSRRVGFVA; from the coding sequence GTGGACATTCGCATCGGCATCCAGAACTCCCCGCGCGAGATCGGGTTCGAGTCCGACCAGTCGGCGAAGGACGTCGAGAAGGCCGTCGCCGATGCCCTCGCGAACGCCGCGGGCCACCTCCGCCTCGTCGACGCGAAGGGCTCGGTCTACCTCGTGCCGACCGCGTCGCTCGCGTACGTCGAGATCGGCTCCGACCAGTCGCGCCGCGTCGGCTTCGTCGCCTGA
- a CDS encoding ferritin-like fold-containing protein, with protein sequence MVSWSARRGARGEVPGQRPRVEPTNLTRVDFTELTPDVLPFLGQAAYIQLEFFENLSRAVSTSPNLAAKEGLSASAGVALRKHHGLIEEIREHDAEPEDVMAPFAPALDVYRTAIAGADWWELLLGTYVSAGMLDDYFIRLADGLPSPVRGRVVRLLGEVGASPVLVRELSEGIATVPGLADRLALWGRRIVGDTLLVARSAIREGTGSGPEVEPMFTELIAAHTRRMDGLGLTA encoded by the coding sequence GTGGTTTCCTGGTCGGCCCGTCGAGGCGCACGCGGTGAGGTGCCCGGGCAGCGTCCCCGGGTCGAGCCGACGAACCTCACGAGGGTCGACTTCACCGAGCTGACGCCCGACGTGCTGCCGTTCCTGGGGCAGGCCGCGTACATCCAGCTCGAGTTCTTCGAGAACCTCTCGCGCGCCGTCTCGACCTCGCCGAACCTCGCCGCGAAGGAGGGCCTCAGCGCCTCCGCCGGCGTGGCGCTGCGCAAGCACCACGGCCTCATCGAGGAGATCCGCGAGCACGACGCCGAGCCCGAGGACGTCATGGCGCCGTTCGCCCCCGCACTCGACGTCTACCGCACGGCGATCGCCGGCGCCGACTGGTGGGAGTTGCTGCTCGGCACGTATGTCAGCGCGGGAATGCTCGACGACTACTTCATCCGGCTCGCCGACGGCCTGCCGTCGCCCGTGCGCGGGCGCGTCGTGCGCCTGCTCGGCGAGGTCGGCGCCTCGCCCGTGCTCGTGCGCGAGCTGAGCGAGGGCATCGCGACCGTGCCGGGCCTCGCCGACCGGCTCGCCCTGTGGGGCCGCCGCATCGTGGGCGACACGCTGCTCGTCGCGCGATCGGCGATCCGCGAGGGCACGGGCTCGGGCCCGGAGGTCGAGCCCATGTTCACCGAGCTGATCGCGGCGCACACCCGCCGCATGGACGGCCTGGGCCTCACCGCCTGA
- a CDS encoding DEAD/DEAH box helicase, with protein sequence MTTFSDLGIAQDMVDALSAKGITEPFPIQEQTIPLALSGQDIIGQAKTGTGKTFGFGLPLIQRLGDAPEPGVQALVVVPTRELCVQVTEDLELATANRPTNIVSIYGGKAYEGQIDQLKAGGQIVVGTPGRLLDLASQRILSLKNVREMVLDEADKMLDLGFLADIEKLFAQTPPTRHTMLFSATMPGPIVALARRFMTRPIHIRATDPDEGLTQANIKHLVYRAHSLDKDEVIARILQAEGRGKTVIFTRTKRAAAKLVEELNDRGFNAAAVHGDLNQDQRERAMAAFKAGKKDVLIATDVAARGIDVLDVTHVINHTIPDDEKTYLHRAGRTGRAGKTGIAVTFVDWDDLHKWALINRALEFGQPEPTETYSSSPHLYTDLDIPEGTKGRIRAASAPPSRSSTAGRAEGADAAGGGSGSRNRSRNRRRTRNGQSSGGQGGGSSEAQQADGQAPAERAEPGTGTHDGKGHEHHDGKAAPRRRRRRRGPRQGANQGGGQAPQQ encoded by the coding sequence TTGACGACATTCTCCGATCTCGGCATCGCCCAGGACATGGTCGACGCCCTCTCGGCGAAGGGCATCACCGAGCCCTTCCCCATCCAGGAACAGACCATCCCGCTCGCACTCTCCGGCCAGGACATCATCGGCCAGGCGAAGACCGGCACGGGCAAGACCTTCGGCTTCGGCCTCCCCCTCATCCAGCGCCTGGGCGACGCGCCCGAACCGGGCGTGCAGGCCCTCGTGGTCGTGCCGACCCGCGAGCTGTGCGTGCAGGTGACGGAAGACCTCGAGCTCGCGACCGCGAACCGCCCGACGAACATCGTCTCGATCTACGGCGGCAAGGCGTACGAGGGCCAGATCGACCAGCTGAAGGCCGGCGGCCAGATCGTGGTCGGCACGCCCGGTCGCCTCCTCGACCTCGCGTCGCAGCGCATCCTCTCCCTGAAGAACGTGCGCGAGATGGTGCTCGACGAGGCCGACAAGATGCTCGACCTCGGCTTCCTCGCCGACATCGAGAAGCTGTTCGCGCAGACCCCGCCGACGCGCCACACCATGCTCTTCTCGGCGACCATGCCGGGCCCGATCGTGGCCCTGGCCCGTCGCTTCATGACGCGCCCGATCCACATCCGCGCGACCGACCCCGACGAGGGCCTCACGCAGGCGAACATCAAGCACCTCGTCTACCGGGCGCACTCGCTCGACAAGGACGAGGTGATCGCCCGCATCCTGCAGGCCGAGGGCCGCGGCAAGACCGTCATCTTCACGCGCACCAAGCGTGCTGCGGCGAAGCTGGTCGAGGAGCTCAACGACCGCGGCTTCAACGCGGCGGCCGTGCACGGCGACCTCAACCAGGACCAGCGCGAGCGCGCCATGGCCGCGTTCAAGGCCGGCAAGAAGGACGTGCTGATCGCGACCGACGTGGCCGCGCGCGGCATCGACGTGCTCGACGTCACGCACGTGATCAACCACACCATCCCCGACGACGAGAAGACCTACCTGCACCGCGCCGGCCGCACCGGCCGCGCGGGCAAGACGGGCATCGCGGTCACGTTCGTCGACTGGGACGACCTGCACAAGTGGGCGCTGATCAACCGCGCGCTCGAGTTCGGCCAGCCCGAGCCGACCGAGACGTACTCGTCGAGCCCGCACCTCTACACCGACCTCGACATCCCCGAGGGCACGAAGGGCCGCATCCGTGCGGCGTCCGCTCCGCCGTCGCGTTCGAGCACGGCCGGTCGGGCCGAGGGGGCGGATGCCGCGGGCGGCGGCTCGGGCTCCCGCAACCGCTCGCGCAACCGCCGTCGCACGCGCAACGGGCAGTCGTCGGGCGGCCAGGGCGGCGGCTCCTCGGAGGCGCAGCAGGCCGACGGCCAGGCGCCCGCCGAGCGCGCCGAGCCGGGCACCGGCACCCACGACGGCAAGGGCCACGAGCACCACGACGGCAAGGCGGCCCCGCGCCGACGCCGTCGCCGTCGCGGGCCGCGCCAGGGCGCGAACCAGGGCGGCGGCCAGGCGCCCCAGCAGTAG
- a CDS encoding PHP domain-containing protein yields MPRRDRPAGGIDLHTHSSVSDGTQEPAELVAEAALSGLAGIALTDHDSTAGWDAARDAARAHGIVLLPGMELSTREQFASVHVLGYLVDPANEALVAETARIREGRRTRAEAIVDAIAHDYALTWDDVLEQATEGATIGRPHIADALVARGHVPTRSDAFAGILHWRSGYARPHYAPDPLTGVRLIRAAGGVPVLAHPGTRGDGDVIAPKRLRQLVEAGLFGLEIDHPENHERNKRALRELADRFGLAVTGSSDYHGTGKANRLGEHLTSPEVVERILAEATGTEPELPG; encoded by the coding sequence ATGCCCCGACGCGATCGCCCAGCCGGCGGCATCGACCTGCACACGCACTCGAGCGTCTCCGACGGCACCCAGGAGCCCGCGGAGCTCGTCGCCGAGGCGGCGCTCTCGGGGCTGGCCGGCATCGCGCTCACCGACCACGACTCGACGGCGGGGTGGGATGCCGCGCGTGACGCGGCGCGCGCGCACGGCATCGTGCTGCTGCCCGGCATGGAGCTGTCGACGCGCGAGCAGTTCGCCAGCGTGCACGTGCTCGGCTACCTCGTCGACCCCGCGAACGAGGCGCTCGTCGCCGAGACCGCGCGCATCCGCGAGGGGCGGCGCACGCGCGCCGAGGCGATCGTCGACGCGATCGCGCACGACTACGCGCTCACCTGGGACGACGTGCTCGAGCAGGCGACCGAGGGGGCCACGATCGGCCGGCCGCACATCGCCGACGCGCTCGTGGCGCGCGGCCACGTGCCGACCCGTTCCGACGCCTTCGCGGGCATCCTGCACTGGCGCTCGGGCTACGCCCGGCCGCACTACGCGCCCGACCCGCTCACGGGGGTGCGCCTCATCCGCGCCGCGGGCGGCGTGCCCGTGCTCGCGCACCCGGGCACGCGCGGCGACGGCGACGTGATCGCGCCGAAGCGCCTGCGGCAGCTCGTCGAAGCGGGGCTCTTCGGCCTCGAGATCGACCACCCCGAGAACCACGAGCGCAACAAGCGCGCGCTGCGCGAGCTCGCCGACCGGTTCGGCCTCGCCGTCACCGGGTCGAGCGACTACCACGGCACGGGCAAGGCCAACCGGCTCGGCGAGCACCTCACCTCGCCCGAGGTGGTCGAGCGCATCCTCGCGGAGGCGACGGGCACCGAGCCGGAGCTGCCCGGCTGA
- a CDS encoding endonuclease/exonuclease/phosphatase family protein, with amino-acid sequence MSRVLAVLAVLGCAAVAAVFTWPQAVGLQQEWIVSHVVALRGLAVVAALACCLLLALVIATHQLRRFSLALILVLVAYAVANSAVIAARGVTGTTASSGPETITVLSWNTLGEVPDAATIAQLALDTGADIVSLPETTEPLGEEIAIAMREGGNPMWVNTIAFDVIAKARSTTLLISPDLGDYEVVSASGTGPPGNTNTLPTVVAQPIDGSGPTIVAAHAVAPIRWEMRNWRSDLEWLATQCAADSVIMAGDFNATVDHFAGLGTDGGDLGRCHDAADAADAAGLGTWPTDLPELLGSPIDHVLATPDWEVVGFEVLGAYDGSGSDHRPIVAELAQR; translated from the coding sequence GTGTCCCGGGTGCTCGCAGTCCTCGCGGTGCTCGGCTGCGCCGCCGTCGCCGCGGTCTTCACCTGGCCCCAGGCGGTCGGCCTCCAGCAGGAGTGGATCGTCTCGCACGTCGTCGCGCTGCGCGGCCTCGCCGTGGTCGCCGCGCTCGCGTGCTGCCTGCTGCTCGCGCTCGTCATCGCGACCCACCAGCTGCGCCGGTTCAGCCTCGCGCTGATCCTCGTGCTCGTCGCGTACGCGGTGGCGAACTCCGCGGTGATCGCGGCCCGCGGCGTCACCGGCACGACCGCCTCGTCGGGGCCCGAGACCATCACCGTGCTCTCCTGGAACACCCTCGGCGAGGTGCCCGACGCGGCGACGATCGCGCAACTCGCGCTCGACACGGGCGCCGACATCGTCTCGCTTCCCGAGACGACCGAGCCGCTCGGCGAGGAGATCGCGATCGCCATGCGCGAGGGCGGGAACCCGATGTGGGTGAACACCATCGCGTTCGACGTGATCGCGAAGGCGCGCTCGACGACGCTGCTGATCAGTCCCGACCTCGGCGACTACGAGGTCGTCTCGGCGTCGGGCACGGGCCCGCCCGGCAACACGAACACGCTGCCCACCGTCGTGGCGCAGCCGATCGACGGCTCGGGGCCCACGATCGTCGCGGCGCACGCGGTCGCGCCCATCCGCTGGGAGATGCGCAACTGGCGCAGCGACCTCGAGTGGCTGGCGACCCAGTGCGCGGCCGACAGCGTCATCATGGCGGGCGACTTCAACGCGACCGTCGACCACTTCGCCGGGCTCGGCACCGACGGCGGCGACCTCGGACGGTGCCACGATGCGGCGGATGCCGCCGACGCGGCCGGTCTCGGCACCTGGCCCACCGACCTGCCCGAACTGCTCGGCAGCCCGATCGACCACGTGCTCGCCACGCCCGACTGGGAGGTCGTCGGATTCGAGGTGCTCGGCGCCTACGACGGCTCGGGCAGCGACCACCGGCCGATCGTGGCGGAGCTCGCCCAGCGCTGA
- a CDS encoding aminopeptidase P family protein, which yields MSTNSTDTSTTAPADEAHDDRNANRSTTPGSEGFKEYIGSGWADRAEVAPPQREQAAYAAARRARVSAAHRGQRLVIPAGDMKQRSNDTDYPFRAHSAFAHLTGWGSDSEPGAVLVLEPTADGHDATVYFRERAGRDSSEFYDNPAIGEFWIGPRPSLAHVAADLGVATRGLGEFDAVVAAVDTDTVVIREADAAVTERIDHARIRYAAERAVSHNAQDAPFSIEVGDEHEPDAALARTCSELRLVKDEYEIEQMRLAVAATREGFDDVLAALPRASAVQRGERVIEGAFQARARLEGNDVGYGSIAAAGPHATVLHWTRNDGPVAPGDLVLLDAGVELDSYYTADITRTFPVNGTFSEVQRRVYEAVREAADAAFAVARPGAIFREVHEAAMEVIARRTAEWGLLPVSAEESLLPENQFHRRYMVHGTSHHLGIDVHDCAQARRELYKDGVLEEGMVFTIEPGLYFQPDDLTVPEEYRGIGVRIEDDVLVTADGVENLSAAFPRTADEVEDWVRRVGARD from the coding sequence ATGTCCACGAACTCCACCGACACCAGCACCACCGCGCCCGCCGACGAGGCGCACGACGACCGCAACGCGAACCGGTCCACCACGCCCGGCTCGGAGGGGTTCAAGGAGTACATCGGCTCGGGGTGGGCCGACCGTGCGGAGGTCGCGCCGCCGCAGCGCGAGCAGGCCGCGTACGCCGCCGCGCGACGCGCGCGCGTGTCCGCCGCGCACCGCGGCCAGCGCCTCGTCATCCCGGCCGGCGACATGAAGCAGCGCTCCAACGACACCGACTACCCGTTCCGCGCGCACTCGGCGTTCGCGCACCTCACCGGCTGGGGCTCCGACTCGGAGCCGGGTGCCGTGCTCGTGCTCGAGCCGACCGCCGACGGCCACGACGCGACCGTCTACTTCCGCGAGCGCGCCGGGCGCGACTCGAGCGAGTTCTACGACAACCCGGCGATCGGCGAGTTCTGGATCGGCCCGCGTCCCTCGCTCGCGCACGTCGCCGCCGACCTGGGCGTGGCCACGCGCGGCCTGGGCGAGTTCGACGCCGTGGTCGCTGCGGTCGACACCGACACCGTCGTCATCCGCGAGGCCGACGCCGCCGTCACCGAGCGCATCGACCACGCCCGCATCCGCTACGCCGCCGAGCGCGCCGTCAGCCACAACGCGCAGGACGCGCCGTTCAGCATCGAGGTGGGCGACGAGCACGAGCCGGATGCCGCGCTGGCGCGCACCTGCTCCGAGCTGCGCCTCGTGAAGGACGAGTACGAGATCGAGCAGATGCGCCTCGCGGTCGCCGCGACCCGCGAGGGCTTCGACGACGTGCTCGCCGCCCTCCCCCGCGCCTCGGCCGTGCAGCGCGGCGAGCGCGTGATCGAGGGCGCGTTCCAGGCCCGCGCGCGGCTCGAGGGCAACGACGTCGGGTACGGCTCGATCGCGGCGGCCGGGCCGCACGCGACCGTGCTGCACTGGACCCGCAACGACGGCCCCGTCGCGCCCGGCGACCTGGTGCTGCTCGACGCGGGCGTCGAGCTCGACAGCTACTACACGGCCGACATCACGCGCACGTTCCCGGTGAACGGCACCTTCTCCGAGGTGCAGCGCCGGGTCTACGAGGCGGTGCGCGAGGCCGCCGACGCGGCGTTCGCGGTCGCGAGGCCCGGGGCGATCTTCCGCGAGGTGCACGAGGCCGCCATGGAGGTCATCGCCCGCCGCACGGCGGAGTGGGGCCTGCTGCCGGTCTCGGCCGAGGAGTCGCTGCTCCCCGAGAACCAGTTCCACCGCCGCTACATGGTGCACGGCACGAGCCACCACCTCGGCATCGACGTGCACGACTGCGCGCAGGCCCGGCGCGAGCTGTACAAGGACGGCGTGCTCGAGGAGGGCATGGTCTTCACGATCGAGCCCGGCCTGTACTTCCAGCCCGACGACCTGACGGTGCCCGAGGAGTACCGCGGCATCGGCGTGCGCATCGAGGACGACGTGCTGGTCACGGCCGACGGCGTCGAGAACCTGTCGGCGGCGTTCCCGCGCACGGCCGACGAGGTCGAGGACTGGGTGCGCCGGGTCGGCGCGCGCGACTAG
- a CDS encoding TIGR02611 family protein, giving the protein MVTELELRREIAAGEDPDRPIRRMLRRARAFIERHPRLRFAYRFAVAVFGSLVIVAGLVLMPLPGPGTLVFFLGFAILGTEFAWAKRIAVWVKRIIDRVLAWWRERRAARSAGRPAEG; this is encoded by the coding sequence ATGGTCACCGAGCTCGAGCTGCGACGCGAGATCGCGGCCGGGGAGGATCCCGACCGGCCGATCCGACGGATGCTCCGCCGGGCACGCGCCTTCATCGAGCGGCACCCGCGCCTGCGCTTCGCCTACCGGTTCGCGGTCGCCGTGTTCGGCTCGCTCGTGATCGTCGCCGGGCTCGTCCTCATGCCGCTGCCCGGGCCGGGCACGCTCGTGTTCTTCCTCGGCTTCGCCATCCTCGGCACCGAGTTCGCATGGGCGAAGCGCATCGCCGTGTGGGTCAAGCGCATCATCGACCGGGTGCTCGCGTGGTGGCGCGAGCGCCGTGCCGCGCGGTCGGCCGGTCGCCCCGCCGAGGGCTAG
- a CDS encoding general stress protein: MTNPRMLGGRGTKFPTVPKGDEAASFETYAEAQAAVDRLARADFPVKQLSIVGTDLTSIERVTGRMSWGRAAGAGALSGLWFGMFLGLLFFIVTPTDQSFGVLFAALLLGAGFGMLFGLVTYTINRRRRDFTSVMQVAAGRYALIVEPGLGARAREILGPDASTAPAPAPTAATGRTYEQATAERDASSAPVPPPTRERPRYGELAESEDAAEPDVADAERGESPSRADEPATRDGRG; encoded by the coding sequence GTGACGAATCCGAGGATGCTGGGCGGCCGCGGCACGAAGTTCCCGACGGTGCCGAAGGGCGACGAGGCGGCGAGCTTCGAGACATATGCGGAGGCGCAGGCGGCGGTCGACCGGCTCGCGCGCGCCGACTTCCCGGTCAAGCAGCTCTCGATCGTCGGCACCGACCTCACGAGCATCGAGCGCGTCACGGGCCGCATGAGCTGGGGCCGCGCGGCCGGCGCGGGCGCGCTCTCGGGCCTCTGGTTCGGCATGTTCCTCGGGCTGCTCTTCTTCATCGTCACCCCGACCGACCAGTCGTTCGGCGTGCTGTTCGCCGCGCTCCTGCTGGGCGCCGGCTTCGGCATGCTGTTCGGCCTCGTGACGTACACGATCAACCGCCGGCGGCGCGACTTCACGTCGGTCATGCAGGTGGCGGCGGGCCGCTACGCGCTCATCGTCGAGCCCGGGCTCGGCGCCCGCGCCCGCGAGATCCTGGGGCCGGATGCCTCGACGGCGCCCGCGCCCGCCCCGACGGCCGCCACCGGGCGCACCTACGAGCAGGCGACGGCCGAGCGGGACGCGTCGTCCGCTCCCGTGCCGCCCCCGACCCGCGAGCGCCCGCGCTACGGCGAGCTGGCCGAGTCGGAGGACGCCGCCGAGCCCGACGTCGCCGACGCTGAGCGCGGCGAGTCGCCGAGCCGCGCGGACGAGCCCGCGACCCGCGACGGGCGCGGCTGA